One stretch of Corynebacterium callunae DSM 20147 DNA includes these proteins:
- a CDS encoding SNF2-related protein has translation MSNEVPLTDYQAKFFAHELERSYANDHVGKLAGLLFDAQVEPKPHQIDAALFALQTPFLPGVILADEVGLGKTIEAGIVISQYWAERKRRILIVAPSSLRQQWKQELFEKFLIPAELLDSTSKVRLLGKSSAIPSEVLICSYEFLQRNEIELMRSWDLVVADEAHRLRSYWNGRAKVAGAFADVVRNASKTILLTATPLQNKLEELYGLVSVFDPDYFHSLEAFRERYIKNRDLQGDDDLVERVATISKRTLRRDAEKYIQFTQRMPITIEFEPSDEEKRLYDLVNDYLQRDDLYAFAASQRHLSALILRKRLGSSTFAVASTLENIASRLAEELQVGQRRDGRGVLVFDDDLTTEELEEADSASQDRTANETWSDNQLRDGIQAEIEELRGFAHLARSIRVNQKAVHLGDALDRGFAKLREIGAPEKAIIFTDSTKTQEYIAQTLREAGRSDGLVLFNGQNNSPAATAIYQDWLMKNKDSDIVTGIPASDRRKALVDYFRDNGSIMIATEAAAEGINLQFCSMLVNYDLPWNPQRVEQRIGRIHRFGQKHNVVVVNFSNKGNIAEQRILELLEGKFKLFDSVFGASDEVLGAIEDGFDFERQISRILDQCTTAEQIDAAFQILEEQYSTEITEEMAKAKTKVFDNLDPHVQDRLKSYDEQSGEVLNKFERLLVAVTRYKLRDHATFHGDGRTFELNSSPVADAPLGRYFFKSAPIEGAHQYRYSSALAKHAVTSAIEAPTPPAELILSLSQSPRVPAAIREFEGASGNVVVKKITFDMKAKNDDVSESYILAAGFADDGRRLDAEHVTDLMELVVTEQNQVTAAGDEELLEAALDQQRSQLEREVQSRNTRYYNQQEEILERSIQDRKAEKDAKIREYEAKRKEHRKLSRQADDPMEELRHKKQARKWRERVEEEEEAYMRERDRLTDEVDDMLVLIEQSLNGTQRIDDLFSIRWKITA, from the coding sequence ATGTCGAATGAAGTTCCGCTAACTGATTATCAAGCGAAGTTCTTTGCGCATGAGTTGGAGCGCAGTTACGCTAATGATCACGTGGGCAAACTAGCAGGACTTCTGTTCGATGCGCAGGTTGAACCAAAACCTCATCAGATTGACGCCGCTCTTTTCGCACTTCAAACCCCGTTTTTGCCCGGCGTGATCTTGGCTGATGAGGTTGGGCTCGGTAAGACGATTGAGGCTGGTATTGTCATCTCTCAGTACTGGGCGGAGCGTAAACGTCGTATCCTTATCGTTGCCCCTTCGAGTCTGCGCCAGCAATGGAAACAAGAGTTGTTTGAAAAATTCTTGATCCCTGCCGAGCTATTAGACTCCACCTCTAAAGTCCGGCTATTGGGTAAGTCTTCTGCCATTCCTTCCGAGGTACTTATCTGTTCTTACGAGTTCCTTCAGCGTAACGAAATTGAGCTGATGCGATCTTGGGACCTGGTAGTTGCGGATGAGGCGCACCGACTTCGTAGCTACTGGAACGGACGAGCCAAAGTTGCGGGTGCTTTCGCGGACGTTGTCCGCAATGCCTCGAAAACAATATTGCTCACGGCCACGCCACTTCAGAATAAGCTTGAAGAGCTTTATGGACTGGTGTCGGTTTTTGATCCTGACTATTTCCATTCGCTCGAAGCTTTCCGCGAGCGCTACATCAAAAATCGAGACCTTCAGGGCGATGATGATCTAGTTGAGCGGGTGGCCACCATTTCCAAGCGTACCTTGCGCCGAGACGCGGAGAAGTACATCCAATTTACCCAGCGCATGCCGATCACAATCGAGTTTGAGCCGTCTGATGAGGAAAAGCGACTCTATGACTTGGTCAATGATTATCTTCAGAGGGATGATCTTTACGCGTTTGCAGCGTCACAGCGGCATCTTTCAGCACTCATTTTGCGTAAGCGACTCGGGTCTTCAACGTTCGCCGTTGCCAGCACCCTCGAAAACATAGCCAGTCGACTGGCTGAAGAACTACAGGTGGGACAGCGACGTGACGGGCGTGGCGTTCTCGTTTTCGATGACGATCTCACCACTGAGGAGCTAGAGGAAGCCGACTCTGCAAGTCAAGATCGGACGGCTAACGAGACTTGGTCTGATAATCAACTTCGGGATGGGATTCAGGCAGAGATCGAAGAACTACGCGGATTTGCACACCTGGCCCGCTCCATTAGGGTCAATCAGAAGGCTGTCCATTTGGGCGATGCGCTGGATCGTGGTTTCGCCAAACTGCGGGAAATTGGCGCCCCCGAGAAAGCGATTATCTTTACTGACTCGACGAAGACTCAGGAATATATCGCTCAGACTTTGCGTGAGGCGGGACGCAGCGATGGGCTTGTTCTGTTCAACGGGCAAAACAATTCGCCAGCTGCCACTGCCATCTACCAGGACTGGCTGATGAAAAACAAGGATAGCGACATCGTCACCGGCATCCCAGCTTCCGATCGTCGCAAAGCTCTGGTGGATTATTTCCGGGACAACGGGTCGATCATGATCGCTACGGAAGCTGCTGCTGAGGGTATCAACCTTCAGTTCTGCTCAATGCTGGTCAACTATGACTTGCCGTGGAACCCTCAGCGCGTGGAACAGCGTATCGGTCGTATCCACCGTTTTGGCCAGAAGCACAACGTCGTGGTGGTCAACTTCTCCAATAAGGGCAACATTGCTGAACAACGCATCCTGGAGTTGCTTGAGGGTAAGTTCAAGCTCTTCGATAGCGTTTTTGGGGCCAGTGACGAGGTTCTCGGTGCGATTGAAGACGGGTTCGACTTCGAACGGCAGATCAGCCGAATCCTTGACCAGTGCACGACTGCTGAACAAATTGATGCTGCTTTCCAAATTCTGGAGGAGCAGTATTCCACAGAAATCACAGAGGAAATGGCGAAAGCGAAGACCAAGGTCTTTGATAACCTTGATCCTCATGTGCAAGACCGCCTGAAATCCTATGACGAGCAATCCGGTGAGGTGCTGAATAAGTTCGAGCGGCTCCTGGTTGCGGTGACCCGCTATAAACTGCGAGATCACGCGACCTTCCATGGCGATGGACGTACCTTCGAACTGAACTCCTCACCGGTGGCTGATGCGCCGCTGGGTCGCTATTTCTTCAAGTCGGCACCGATTGAGGGGGCGCATCAATACCGCTACAGCAGTGCATTAGCTAAGCATGCGGTGACAAGTGCCATCGAAGCACCCACACCTCCAGCAGAACTAATCTTGAGCCTGTCCCAGTCACCCCGTGTTCCGGCTGCTATTAGGGAATTCGAGGGTGCGAGCGGAAACGTCGTGGTCAAGAAGATAACGTTCGACATGAAAGCCAAGAATGATGATGTCTCGGAGTCATACATTCTTGCTGCGGGTTTTGCGGATGATGGGCGACGTCTTGATGCGGAGCATGTCACTGACCTGATGGAGCTGGTCGTCACGGAGCAGAACCAGGTAACGGCAGCAGGTGATGAAGAACTCCTCGAAGCGGCTCTTGATCAGCAGCGCTCCCAGCTGGAAAGGGAAGTTCAGTCGAGAAATACTCGGTATTACAACCAGCAGGAAGAGATCCTTGAGCGAAGCATTCAGGACCGCAAGGCGGAAAAAGACGCCAAGATCCGGGAGTATGAGGCAAAACGCAAGGAGCATCGAAAGCTGTCTCGCCAAGCCGATGACCCAATGGAGGAGCTGCGCCACAAGAAGCAAGCCCGCAAGTGGCGAGAGCGGGTCGAAGAAGAAGAGGAGGCTTACATGCGTGAGCGAGATCGACTCACTGATGAAGTGGACGATATGTTGGTTTTGATCGAACAATCCCTCAACGGCACGCAGAGAATCGATGATCTGTTCAGTATCCGCTGGAAAATCACCGCATAA
- a CDS encoding site-specific DNA-methyltransferase — MNDDINHIPSNTPDFQTELAEKLAELAPEAIADGKIDVEKLRELLDGDADESNERFGLFWPGKKRALRAAQQPTTATLKPDLENSKDWDTTKNVFIEGDNLEVLKVLQKHYHGKIKMIYIDPPYNTGKDFVYPDNFKEGLDSYLEWTKQLNEAGQKISTNSESEGRYHSNWLNMMFPRLRLARNLLADDGVIFVSIDDNESGNLRRLLDEIFGESNFVAAINHKSRGSVSNDKIISPNHNVIYVYARRFDVIYAGRKSIGLDPDLSGFNGLDERGAYKLVPVDGPGGARKGNPYYEFLGVEGYFRYSLETMQGLYDAGEIIRRGSTLQRKYYLNKAKQNRKTDTTWWDDAGYTSSATSALKALMGGPYFDSPKPVSLIERMLKQFTNKDSLVLDFFAGSGSTGHAVMRQNCEDGGNRRVILVQLPEPTPETSEARKAGFLTIPQVARRRLELAGEQLLSSATGDCAVGDNLLDVGFRSYRLSDTNFSKWQVSSDTPANELEQHLLELRESANDNATPADLFVELLLKQGYSLTEDIGDVSIEGLDLKTVLDADGDVAVLAYLDEHTKPTIDQLREIADSKPVRFVILEDCFQGDDELKTNLVQICKNNGIELWTA, encoded by the coding sequence ATGAACGACGACATCAACCACATTCCATCGAATACCCCAGATTTCCAGACAGAACTGGCTGAGAAGCTTGCAGAGTTGGCTCCAGAAGCGATTGCTGACGGCAAGATCGACGTTGAGAAGCTCAGGGAACTATTAGATGGCGATGCTGATGAGTCTAATGAGCGTTTCGGATTGTTCTGGCCGGGAAAGAAGCGGGCACTGCGGGCGGCTCAGCAGCCGACCACTGCAACCCTAAAGCCGGATCTGGAGAACTCCAAAGACTGGGATACCACCAAGAACGTCTTTATTGAAGGCGATAACTTGGAAGTGTTGAAGGTTCTGCAGAAGCATTACCACGGCAAGATCAAGATGATCTACATCGATCCCCCATACAACACCGGCAAGGACTTCGTTTATCCGGACAACTTCAAGGAGGGGCTGGATTCCTATTTGGAGTGGACGAAGCAGCTTAATGAAGCAGGACAGAAAATCTCTACGAACTCTGAGTCTGAAGGCCGGTATCATTCTAACTGGCTGAACATGATGTTTCCGCGCTTAAGGCTCGCGAGAAACCTCTTGGCAGATGATGGAGTGATCTTTGTTTCGATCGATGATAACGAGTCTGGAAACCTGCGAAGGCTCTTAGACGAAATATTCGGCGAAAGCAATTTTGTAGCAGCGATCAATCATAAATCTCGCGGTTCAGTCTCAAACGATAAAATTATTTCTCCAAATCACAATGTAATTTACGTTTACGCACGTCGATTTGACGTGATTTATGCCGGTCGTAAATCGATTGGACTCGATCCTGATTTATCAGGGTTCAACGGATTAGACGAGCGTGGAGCTTACAAGCTTGTTCCGGTGGACGGTCCAGGGGGTGCGCGAAAAGGCAATCCATATTACGAATTTCTCGGAGTAGAGGGTTATTTCCGATACTCCCTGGAGACAATGCAAGGCCTCTACGATGCTGGGGAGATAATCAGACGCGGTAGTACCCTTCAACGAAAGTATTATCTTAATAAGGCGAAACAGAATAGGAAGACAGATACCACCTGGTGGGACGACGCGGGTTACACCTCAAGCGCAACTTCTGCTCTGAAGGCACTCATGGGTGGCCCGTATTTCGACAGTCCAAAGCCAGTAAGTTTAATTGAACGGATGTTAAAACAATTTACTAACAAAGATTCTTTGGTTCTTGATTTCTTTGCGGGCTCAGGCTCTACAGGACATGCAGTAATGCGACAAAATTGTGAAGATGGTGGGAACCGTCGGGTAATTTTAGTCCAATTGCCCGAGCCGACTCCGGAAACGTCAGAAGCGCGTAAAGCTGGCTTTTTGACTATCCCGCAGGTCGCACGGCGGCGACTGGAGTTAGCTGGTGAACAGTTACTCTCCAGCGCTACCGGCGATTGTGCTGTGGGTGATAATCTTCTCGATGTCGGTTTCCGTTCCTATAGGCTCAGTGACACCAACTTCTCGAAGTGGCAGGTCTCCAGTGACACTCCTGCAAATGAACTAGAGCAGCACCTGCTGGAGCTGCGCGAATCAGCCAATGATAACGCCACCCCGGCTGACTTGTTTGTCGAGTTGCTGCTCAAGCAGGGGTACTCCCTGACTGAGGACATTGGGGACGTCTCTATTGAGGGACTGGATCTAAAGACTGTCCTGGATGCTGACGGTGACGTGGCTGTTCTTGCCTACCTAGACGAGCACACTAAGCCAACGATCGATCAACTGCGCGAGATCGCTGACTCTAAACCGGTTAGGTTTGTGATCCTCGAGGACTGTTTCCAAGGGGATGACGAGCTGAAGACAAACTTGGTGCAGATCTGTAAGAATAACGGCATTGAGCTGTGGACGGCGTAG
- a CDS encoding restriction endonuclease, with protein sequence MKFKFDAKQEYQLDAIAATIDLFDGQPADADQLLTTLRSNRDFDDRENLSLDMDLSVEIGAIGNNLLLTEETILENLKVVQNRNGLQGSETLKDGPQFDIEMETGTGKTYVYLRTIFELAQKYNFTKFIILVPSVAIREGVKTSIDLMRDHFRALYPAHPFDAFVYSGKTPEEVQSFATSTSVQIMIMTIDSIRGNANTRIIHQTRDKLQGLRPVDYLRSTNPVVIMDEPQNMESKLSQSAIKDLDPACTLRYSATHRKTRNVIYRLDPVDAHEHGLVKQIVVAEATQQGGDATPYIKLVDVKRDPWQAKLELVCRKADGSFTRQVKTVKQHQDLARITDNPAYENNWRINEISLEPAFVELTNHGVLNLGEEIGGSTEVVYREMIRETIREHFRKERFLRPKGIKVLSLFFVDKVASYLGDGTNNETADGQFAVWFDELFHEERQRHPEYAELLPQEPAELRHAYFSQIKKGVFGDTTGATSKDDDSYDLIMKDKARLLSHDEPVRFIFSHSALREGWDNPNVFQICTLREMGGETERRQTIGRGLRLPVNQDGERIADPSVAQLTVVANESYQQFAKSLQQEYIKVGVAIGYVRREEFAKIPRPDSDAGEVLGYVESSLIWDQLHTKGFLDKDGRVTERFRPEDEHFTLDLSEEITWLEPFVTKILQDSKIETFVKQQRKRRTRKLNKQIYASREFEEFWEAISQRTTYKVKVDRDDLITKSIDTIKQAPDIEPLRVQVTRANLKVVRGGAHGEELGTRSADLRGGYQLPNIINELQDATSLTRQTIIDILVGSGRLDEFLSNPHDFLKLVKDSVEGELADILVKGVQYEAIGGSVYTLRELQKDGEQEKQHFIDHLYKVKNQQKSDFDYVLYDSDNERKFAELLDSREDIKLFMKLPASFKIDTPVGPYNPDWAIVKYEDGDERIYMIRETKSTADPRLLRPNERAKIISAQGHFEAIGINYAKSSPERPEI encoded by the coding sequence ATGAAATTCAAGTTTGATGCTAAGCAGGAATACCAACTAGACGCTATTGCAGCCACCATTGACCTGTTCGATGGGCAGCCAGCGGACGCTGATCAGTTGCTTACAACGTTGCGCAGCAACCGTGATTTCGATGACCGTGAAAACTTGTCCCTGGATATGGATTTGTCGGTCGAGATCGGAGCGATCGGAAACAACCTGCTGCTTACCGAAGAGACCATCCTAGAAAACCTCAAGGTCGTCCAGAACCGAAACGGACTGCAGGGTTCCGAGACCCTTAAGGACGGCCCCCAGTTCGATATCGAAATGGAGACTGGTACGGGTAAGACTTACGTTTATCTACGCACTATCTTTGAGTTAGCGCAGAAGTATAACTTCACCAAGTTCATCATCCTCGTGCCCAGCGTAGCGATCCGGGAAGGTGTCAAAACTAGCATCGATCTCATGCGGGATCATTTCCGGGCGCTTTACCCAGCACACCCTTTCGATGCCTTTGTCTACAGCGGCAAAACTCCTGAGGAGGTGCAGTCGTTCGCTACGTCAACCAGCGTGCAGATCATGATCATGACGATCGACTCGATTCGAGGTAACGCCAACACCCGCATTATCCACCAAACCAGGGACAAGCTGCAGGGACTTAGGCCAGTGGACTACCTCAGGTCCACCAACCCGGTGGTCATTATGGATGAGCCACAAAATATGGAGTCCAAGCTCTCCCAGAGTGCCATTAAGGATCTGGATCCTGCTTGCACCTTGCGCTATAGCGCTACACACCGCAAGACACGCAACGTCATCTATCGTCTAGATCCAGTCGATGCGCACGAACATGGCTTGGTCAAACAGATTGTGGTGGCCGAGGCGACTCAGCAGGGCGGAGACGCAACACCGTATATCAAACTGGTGGACGTCAAGCGTGATCCTTGGCAGGCCAAACTGGAGCTGGTGTGTCGCAAGGCTGACGGGTCGTTTACCCGTCAAGTCAAGACGGTGAAGCAGCATCAGGACCTAGCTCGTATCACGGACAACCCTGCCTACGAGAACAACTGGCGGATCAACGAGATCAGCCTTGAACCTGCTTTCGTCGAGCTGACCAACCACGGTGTGCTCAACTTGGGGGAGGAGATCGGCGGCAGCACGGAAGTCGTGTACCGCGAGATGATCCGGGAAACGATTCGTGAGCATTTTCGAAAGGAGCGCTTTCTGCGCCCAAAGGGTATCAAGGTGCTCAGTCTGTTCTTTGTTGACAAGGTGGCCAGCTACCTGGGTGATGGCACTAATAATGAGACCGCTGATGGTCAATTCGCGGTCTGGTTTGATGAGTTGTTCCACGAGGAGCGCCAGCGTCATCCTGAGTATGCGGAACTATTGCCCCAAGAGCCTGCAGAGCTACGCCATGCCTATTTCTCGCAGATTAAGAAGGGCGTTTTCGGTGATACCACGGGAGCTACCTCGAAAGATGATGATTCTTACGACCTGATCATGAAGGATAAGGCTCGACTGCTCAGCCATGATGAGCCTGTTCGTTTCATTTTCTCTCACTCTGCTCTTCGCGAAGGCTGGGACAATCCCAATGTTTTCCAGATTTGTACGCTTCGGGAAATGGGTGGTGAGACAGAACGTCGACAGACCATCGGTCGTGGATTGCGGCTGCCGGTCAACCAAGATGGTGAGCGGATCGCTGATCCGTCAGTCGCTCAACTGACGGTGGTCGCTAATGAGTCGTATCAACAATTTGCGAAAAGCCTTCAACAGGAGTACATCAAGGTCGGCGTGGCGATTGGCTATGTCCGGCGTGAGGAGTTCGCCAAGATCCCCCGCCCAGACTCTGATGCTGGTGAGGTGCTGGGCTATGTGGAGTCTTCCCTAATCTGGGATCAGCTTCATACAAAGGGGTTCCTGGACAAAGATGGTCGAGTCACTGAGCGTTTCAGACCTGAAGACGAACACTTCACCTTGGATTTGTCGGAAGAGATTACGTGGCTTGAACCATTCGTGACGAAGATTCTCCAGGACAGCAAGATAGAGACGTTCGTGAAACAGCAGCGGAAGCGCCGTACTCGTAAGCTCAACAAGCAGATCTATGCGTCGCGGGAGTTTGAGGAATTTTGGGAGGCTATTAGTCAGCGCACGACCTACAAGGTCAAGGTTGACCGCGATGATCTGATCACCAAGTCGATCGATACGATCAAGCAGGCACCCGATATCGAGCCTTTGCGTGTTCAGGTGACCCGAGCAAATCTCAAGGTGGTGCGCGGCGGAGCACACGGCGAGGAACTAGGTACCAGGTCAGCCGATCTGCGGGGCGGCTATCAACTGCCCAATATCATTAATGAGCTGCAGGATGCGACTTCGCTGACTCGTCAGACCATCATCGACATTCTCGTCGGTAGTGGCCGTCTGGATGAGTTTCTCTCCAACCCTCACGATTTCTTGAAACTGGTCAAGGATTCGGTGGAGGGTGAATTGGCCGACATCTTGGTCAAGGGAGTCCAGTATGAAGCGATTGGTGGCAGCGTCTATACGCTACGGGAGCTGCAGAAGGATGGTGAGCAGGAGAAGCAGCACTTCATCGATCATCTCTACAAGGTGAAGAACCAGCAGAAGTCGGACTTCGACTACGTCCTCTACGACTCTGACAATGAGCGTAAGTTTGCCGAGCTTTTGGACTCGAGGGAGGACATCAAGCTGTTTATGAAGCTGCCGGCAAGCTTTAAGATTGACACTCCGGTCGGCCCATATAACCCAGACTGGGCCATTGTAAAGTACGAGGATGGCGACGAGCGGATCTATATGATTCGGGAAACCAAGAGCACCGCTGATCCGCGCCTCCTGCGCCCAAATGAGCGAGCCAAGATCATTTCAGCCCAGGGACACTTCGAAGCTATCGGTATTAACTACGCTAAATCGTCTCCCGAGAGGCCGGAAATTTAA
- a CDS encoding YgjP-like metallopeptidase domain-containing protein, translating into MVHELSHLIARSHNSRTIAVMDRHRPDWTARRDELNGAPPSRRLERLQWRLIPTPLR; encoded by the coding sequence GTGGTCCATGAGCTGTCGCACCTGATCGCTAGAAGCCACAACTCTAGGACTATAGCGGTGATGGATCGACATCGACCGGACTGGACTGCCAGACGTGATGAGCTAAATGGAGCTCCTCCGAGCAGAAGATTGGAGCGATTGCAATGGCGACTGATCCCGACTCCGCTACGGTGA
- a CDS encoding ATP-dependent nuclease encodes MATDPDSATVMWLESARIKGFRSCEKTEVALSPDLTLLVGENNAGKSNIIDALRLATAPLSGRRTRYFEIDDPSIGAATNPDIELVFADGDNFQQALFIGALDLETKKIHHHVRYFPPTDQYPRGRTERLAGLVASPDPESEVRSKINHVYLEPLRDAKRELDSANGRRLGAVLRYLLDEKEREEFLKQAHAATDQLSVSDAVQGVSKKIQEHLSSLTDAVRGQQVAIGFERPTLEHLARGLRLKMAEQGIDITDLASSGLGYANLLFMSTVLLELQEANKSELTLLLVEEPEAHLHPQLQGVLLDFLLEQAEESVKQAKEGRPAGRIQVIATTHSPNLASSVGIERTVVIRSAKRDIRSSSVALALKQVEFANDNDRRKIDQYLDVTRSDLLFTQRVILVEGISEAVLLPALARHCVFDRSDPEQAKRLRRFKATPIVNLGSVDFRPYLTLLLHDFGGGMRIADKVIALTDEDPPLEDSEAKSINRSEDLESIATKLKAENILRVETSKYTLEATLLTGASENNRILRKAFLEQHPKSGGKWDAIEEAKEPGREMYRRLQVKKGAENLDISKGQFAHDIALAIAEPGVVIDCPAQLKAAIEAAAEE; translated from the coding sequence ATGGCGACTGATCCCGACTCCGCTACGGTGATGTGGCTGGAGAGTGCTCGGATTAAGGGGTTCAGGTCTTGTGAGAAAACGGAGGTAGCACTTAGTCCTGATCTCACTCTTTTGGTCGGCGAAAACAACGCGGGCAAATCCAACATTATCGATGCGCTTCGCCTGGCAACGGCTCCACTGAGTGGAAGACGGACGAGGTACTTCGAGATTGACGACCCGTCGATCGGGGCCGCCACTAACCCCGATATTGAGCTTGTTTTCGCGGACGGAGACAATTTCCAGCAGGCGTTATTCATCGGGGCTTTGGACCTGGAAACAAAGAAGATCCACCACCATGTCCGCTATTTTCCGCCGACAGATCAGTACCCGCGCGGTCGGACAGAACGTTTGGCAGGACTGGTTGCCTCTCCGGATCCTGAATCGGAGGTGCGCTCGAAGATCAACCACGTGTACCTCGAGCCACTGCGTGATGCGAAGCGTGAGTTGGACTCTGCCAACGGGCGGCGCTTGGGGGCTGTCTTACGTTACTTGCTTGATGAGAAAGAGCGTGAGGAATTCCTGAAGCAGGCCCATGCTGCCACCGATCAGCTTTCCGTAAGTGACGCTGTCCAAGGTGTAAGCAAGAAGATTCAGGAGCACCTTTCCTCGCTGACCGATGCGGTCCGAGGACAACAGGTGGCGATCGGTTTTGAACGGCCTACATTGGAGCACCTCGCACGGGGACTCCGCCTCAAAATGGCAGAGCAAGGGATAGATATAACTGATCTCGCATCGTCCGGATTGGGTTATGCCAACTTATTATTCATGTCGACGGTTTTGCTTGAGTTGCAGGAGGCAAACAAGTCAGAGCTCACCCTTCTCCTGGTGGAGGAGCCGGAAGCGCATTTACATCCGCAGCTCCAGGGTGTTCTGCTTGATTTCCTCCTCGAGCAAGCCGAAGAGTCCGTTAAGCAGGCCAAAGAGGGACGTCCTGCTGGGCGAATCCAGGTTATCGCGACAACTCATTCTCCTAACCTGGCCAGCTCGGTTGGCATAGAAAGGACTGTCGTTATTCGGTCAGCTAAACGCGATATTCGAAGTAGCTCAGTCGCACTTGCGCTGAAGCAGGTAGAATTCGCAAACGACAACGACCGTCGGAAAATCGACCAATATCTGGACGTAACTCGGTCTGATCTTCTTTTTACTCAGCGGGTCATTCTGGTCGAGGGAATTTCTGAGGCAGTGTTGCTCCCCGCGCTTGCGAGACACTGCGTGTTTGATCGAAGCGATCCCGAACAGGCAAAACGACTCCGCCGCTTCAAGGCCACGCCGATCGTCAATCTTGGATCGGTTGACTTTCGCCCATACCTGACGCTGCTCTTGCATGACTTCGGTGGAGGGATGCGTATCGCAGACAAGGTGATCGCACTTACGGATGAAGACCCACCTCTTGAAGATTCGGAGGCCAAGAGTATTAACAGATCCGAGGATCTCGAGAGCATTGCTACCAAGTTAAAGGCTGAAAACATCCTGAGGGTGGAGACATCAAAATATACGTTGGAAGCAACCCTTTTGACCGGTGCGAGTGAGAACAACCGAATCCTTAGAAAAGCATTCTTAGAACAGCACCCGAAGTCAGGCGGGAAGTGGGATGCGATCGAAGAGGCAAAAGAGCCAGGCAGGGAGATGTACCGCAGACTCCAGGTCAAGAAGGGCGCCGAGAACTTGGATATTAGTAAGGGGCAGTTTGCTCATGACATTGCGCTTGCTATTGCGGAGCCAGGCGTAGTTATCGACTGTCCGGCTCAGCTCAAAGCAGCGATCGAGGCGGCAGCTGAAGAGTAG